From Strigops habroptila isolate Jane chromosome 1, bStrHab1.2.pri, whole genome shotgun sequence, a single genomic window includes:
- the LOC115618788 gene encoding prostate stem cell antigen-like → MKACLVLLLGALLCLESGSSLKCYSCTSQLSNSKCQTEVDCKEDEACKTDVIRVIGLFSIISKGCDSSCDPLYQDFSVGNRNISCCSSDLCNVNAAGSVKSSYGMAAGMAASVLWIFLNSRGLP, encoded by the exons ATGAAGGCTTGCCTTGTCCTCCTGCTGGGAGCACTCCTGTGCTTGGAGTCAG GTTCTTCTTTGAAGTGTTACAGCTGCACGTCACAGCTCAGCAACTCCAAATGTCAGACGGAAGTGGACTGCAAGGAGGATGAAGCATGCAAGACAGATGTGATCA gGGTCATAGGGCTCTTCAGCATCATCAGCAAGGGCTGTGACTCGTCCTGTGATCCACTCTATCAGGACTTCAGTGTAGGCAACAGGAAtatctcctgctgcagcagcgaCCTCTGCAATGTCAACGCAGCAGGCAGCGTGAAAAGCAGCTatgggatggcagcagggatggcagCCAGCGTGCTCTGGATCTTCCTGAACAGCAGAGGACTTCCATGA